Proteins encoded within one genomic window of Panicum virgatum strain AP13 chromosome 1N, P.virgatum_v5, whole genome shotgun sequence:
- the LOC120654487 gene encoding eukaryotic translation initiation factor 3 subunit J-A-like isoform X2 has protein sequence MEDWDAEDFQPAASVVKAEPLKNQWADEDVEEDDVKDSWEEEEEEKPKPPPVEKAAAKPSSKAPAKKGKQQASTSAEEPDEPPLSPTSEKIRQQRLVEEADFKSTTELFAKKGGDQKSLDTFIPKSESDFAEYAELIANKLLPYEKSFHYMGLLKNVMRLSMTSLKGADAKDISSSVTAIANEKIKAEKEAAAGKKKQGAKKKQLHIEKGDDDFIPGRGGGYDDPDEYDFM, from the exons ATGGAGGACTGGG ATGCTGAAGATTTTCAGCCAGCCGCATCTGTTGTTAAAGCAGAGCCACTTAAAAATCAATGGGCTGATGAAGATGTTGAAGAAGATGACGTAAAAGATTCatgggaagaagaggaggaggag AAACCTAAGCCACCGCCTGTAGAAAAGGCCGCAGCAAAACCTAGCAGTAAGGCTCCTGCGAAAAAGGGAAAACAACAGGCATCTACTAGTGCTGAAGAACCAGATGAGCCTCCTCTTAGCCCCACTTCAGAGAAAATTCGCCAGCAAAG GCTTGTGGAAGAAGCTGATTTCAAGTCAACCACAGAACTCTTTGCAAAGAAGGGTGGCGACCAAAAGTCACTAGATACATTTATCCCAAAGTCTGAGAGCGACTTTGCAGAATATGCAGAGCTTATTGCAAATAAACTACTCCCCTACGAG AAAAGCTTTCACTACATGGGTCTACTTAAGAATGTCATGAGACTTTCCATGACATCTTTGAAAGGTGCGGATGCAAAAGATATATCTTCATCCGTGACAGCAATTGCTAATGAGAAGATCAAGGCTGAGAAAGAAGCTGCAGCAGGCAAAAAGAAACAAG GAGCCAAAAAGAAGCAACTCCACATCGAGAAAGGAGACGATGACTTCATCCCAGGCCGGGGTGGTGGCTATGATGATCCAGATGAGTATGACTTCATGTGA
- the LOC120654487 gene encoding eukaryotic translation initiation factor 3 subunit J-A-like isoform X1, producing MEDWDAEDFQPAASVVKAEPLKNQWADEDVEEDDVKDSWEEEEEEEKPKPPPVEKAAAKPSSKAPAKKGKQQASTSAEEPDEPPLSPTSEKIRQQRLVEEADFKSTTELFAKKGGDQKSLDTFIPKSESDFAEYAELIANKLLPYEKSFHYMGLLKNVMRLSMTSLKGADAKDISSSVTAIANEKIKAEKEAAAGKKKQGAKKKQLHIEKGDDDFIPGRGGGYDDPDEYDFM from the exons ATGGAGGACTGGG ATGCTGAAGATTTTCAGCCAGCCGCATCTGTTGTTAAAGCAGAGCCACTTAAAAATCAATGGGCTGATGAAGATGTTGAAGAAGATGACGTAAAAGATTCatgggaagaagaggaggaggaggag AAACCTAAGCCACCGCCTGTAGAAAAGGCCGCAGCAAAACCTAGCAGTAAGGCTCCTGCGAAAAAGGGAAAACAACAGGCATCTACTAGTGCTGAAGAACCAGATGAGCCTCCTCTTAGCCCCACTTCAGAGAAAATTCGCCAGCAAAG GCTTGTGGAAGAAGCTGATTTCAAGTCAACCACAGAACTCTTTGCAAAGAAGGGTGGCGACCAAAAGTCACTAGATACATTTATCCCAAAGTCTGAGAGCGACTTTGCAGAATATGCAGAGCTTATTGCAAATAAACTACTCCCCTACGAG AAAAGCTTTCACTACATGGGTCTACTTAAGAATGTCATGAGACTTTCCATGACATCTTTGAAAGGTGCGGATGCAAAAGATATATCTTCATCCGTGACAGCAATTGCTAATGAGAAGATCAAGGCTGAGAAAGAAGCTGCAGCAGGCAAAAAGAAACAAG GAGCCAAAAAGAAGCAACTCCACATCGAGAAAGGAGACGATGACTTCATCCCAGGCCGGGGTGGTGGCTATGATGATCCAGATGAGTATGACTTCATGTGA